The sequence GATGGCGATGAAGTCTCCCCGGAGCGTTTCAATTCTATTTGGAAGGCGCAGGTCCAGTCGCTGCGCCTGAAAAATGGTCAAATACCTGAGGTGGCGACGCGCGCTCAGAAAGTCCAACTCTCCGAGTTCCTCATCGAAGAACTCCTGTTGGAGCACGAAGGCGAACAACAGAAGATCGAGGTCAGTGAACAACAGATCGACGCCGAGCTCCGAGGCCGGCCCCCCCCGGGCATCAGCAATCAAGAATTGACCTATGCCCGGCGCAAGGCCCGACTCGACCTGCTGTGCGAGCGTCTCATCGAACAGAAGAACCCGGCCCCCCTGACGGAGGAGACCATCCGACAGTTCTACGAGCGACACCACGACAGGTTCCGAGAGCCCGAACCAAAGCCATTCGAGGCCGTGAAAGACAGTATCGCGCGCGAACTCCAAGAACTCCTCCACAAAACGCACCGCGCCAGACTCATCGATGAATTGCGTTCACGCGCGACCATCAAAAACATGCTTGCAGATCGCCAGGCACCGTACCTTGCCAGACCCGTCACAGGACAGGCACAGCGCAAGCCAGAGAAAACCGACAGCATTCTGTCACCCCGACAAAATCAAAGCGTTCCGGCGCCCTCGCATTAAACGTCGTCAAAAACAACGTGAACACTACCACTCTACTCGTCGCAATCCTATTGACGGCCGCCGCCAATGGCGATGTTCCCTACCCGCCCGCTACAATATCTGACCCGCCAAGCCCCAAGACAGGCATTGCCTCCGAAACGGCTGTGGTAGAGCCGGAGTCCGCGTCCAACACGGGCTCCGCACTGGTTCTCGTCAAAGTATCCAATCCGTTCAGGATAGGCCCCCAAGAGCCCGCCTTCCTTGCAAGCTATGACTGCTGGGTGGATGGGTTCACTCCTGGTCGCAGTGCCCCCATTTCTCCTTTCAGCAACGATCCCCGGCAAAGAACCCCGAACGAAGAAAACTACCAAAAAATCTACAGACCTGGATCGACAAGATGCAACATCTTCGACGTCAACGGCGACGGAATCAATGAACTTGTATTCACTGTCAACTACAAGTCCCTCATGGACATTGGGACGCACCATCTCACCTGTCGCCTGTACTACTCAAACCCAGCTTTTTGCAACTTCTCATATGGAGAAACCGCACAGACCCCATGCGGATGGCTGTGCAATGCGTCCACAGCCACAAGCATTGACTACCACGTAGAATTCACCGCTACGAACCTGGCACCAACTGCATCGGCGGCAGCGACGCCGACTTCTCCATCCTGGTCGGACAAGGTCCAGTTCAAAGCCACCGCAAAGGACCCTGACGGGCAACAGGGCCCGGTGAGTTTGTTCTATCGATGGTACGTAGTTTCACGTCCAAGCAACTCCACCAGTATTTTTTCCGCTCCCAACATCTCAAACCCAGAGCTTCAATTCACAAGCGACCGGGACATCGGCAACTGGACGTTCCGCCTCGAAGTAGATGATGACGAGGGCGAGCTGGTGACGGCCCCATACCAATTCACCGTGCCCAACGTCCCTCCTTCTTTCGCGGTTACAGGCCCCAGCCAAGTTCCAACGAAACAATCCATTCAACTGGGCGTCACCGCCACCACGGACGGCGACGGGGGCAATCTGTCCTTTGTTTGGGACATCGTATCCGCACCTGCTGGCGCTACGCCAGTTCCACGAAACGGTTACGCAACGACATCCAGTCTCAGCATTCCCACTACCGAAAAGGAAATCGGACCCTGGCGATTCCGCGTCACGGGCAAGGACAACGAAGGAGCCGAGTTGGTCAGGGAGGCGACTGTCGAGGTGCTCAATCTGAAGCCTCGAATCGAGTTCGCGGGCGGTACCACCGTGGACGAGGGCACCCCCATCAACCTCGAGACGACCATCCTCACTGATGACGACGGAGGTGATCTGAGTTTCCAGTGGGAGGTCGTCCAAGCTCCTGCCCGGTCCGGCCTTACAGTTCCGTCTGTTCAATCTGCGTTCGCCACCCTGAACATTCCCGCGAACAAGGCAGTTCCCGGTACGTGGATCTTCCGATTGACGGCCACCGACAATGAAGGGGCATCGGAGAAGAAGGAAATCAGCGTCCTTGTCGACGGCTATCCCCAGGTTGCCTATTCCCGCAAGCCAGAAGTCCATGTCCGCGGCGTGGGCAACCTGGTGTTGGATGCGAGTCCCTCCGAAGACCCTGACTCTCCCTGCCCGAACGAGCCTTCACGCTGCCACCTGACGGATGGCCGGTTCGCGACGGTGTCTCCAGGCCTCGTCAGTTACGCCTGGTACATCAGTCCCGCCGCTGGCGAGACGCCGCTCAGGGTGCAAATACTGTTTCCCCACATTGCCGACACAGGGCCCGTGCTGACCTTCGGTCCCGAAGACCTGTCCAAAGGCGAGTGGTTCTTCGAACTCCGCATCCAGGACGGTGAGGGCAACGAGGAAACCTCCCAGTTCTCCGTGGACGTCCAATACCCGAATACAGCCCCCACGCCGCATGTCTCCGTCCCCGGGGTCCGCCCGACGGTGCTTCTCTCGGGGTTGACGCTCGCCAACATCATCGTGGACGGGTCCGCGAGCATGGACCCTGATAACACGTATGATGGCACACCCGCGTCATCTGGACTGGGAATCTCGAACTACGAATGGGTCGTCACGCCTCCTGTTGGTTGCTCTTTCCCCGCCCCTCCGAACGGACCACAGGCCAAGAGCGTGCTCCTTTTTGAAGCGGGGACCACCGTTCCCGCTGCCTGTCAGGGGCGTTGGACCGCACAACTGACCGTAACGGATGACAACCCAGAACCCCTCAAGAGTGTCGCCACGCTGCAGTTCGCCATCGGCAACTGTGCGGCGCTCGCATGCCTGGACGCGCCAGTGCCAGGCAACGAGAAGGTCCTCCAAGAGGATGACGAGCTGGGAGTTCTTGTCGCACTTCATCTGGATTCTGCTCTCTACGACGACCCCGTCTTCGCACTGGGGACTCGCGTGGAAATGAGCATCGTCGCCTCGGGCTCAAGCACCGTGGTGTACAGCACGACGACGCCCATCCTGACGCAGCAGAGCCGCGGCCAACCCATTATTCTCAACTGGAATGCACGGGATATCAGTGGCACCCGCCTGAGCGGCACCTACGACATCACTCTCTCCGTCAGAACGCAGGCAGGGACAGCGCCTGGAGTGGCACAGGGTCAACGCGTCATTGTCGTTGAGAACGTGACGACCCAGGTGCTCGCGTCCGGAGATCTGGTCATTCGGCGCGAACGCCTTCGCGACACATCTCAGCGTGCCGAGTTTCACATCAACATCGCGGGTGAGCTCCCAGGAGTCCCCATCGACAGCATCCGCTGGCGTGTCATGGACGAGGCTGGCTCAACGGTTGCCACCCAGACGATTCCTCGCGGAAACTCCTTCCCACAGCTCGTGAGGTGGGACGGTCGCAAGAGTGAAGGCGGGGAACTTGTGCCCGGCGGGCGCTATACCTTCACGGCCGAAAGCATGCGAAACGGCGTGGGCCTGGGCCCCAGCGCCCCCCTCGCCTTCACGCTCTACTCTCTGGAAGCGGACCCTGTAGTGATTGCCCCGGGCGCGGTGGGTACTCCAGCGGACTGGGTCCATCTTGAGCGAGCCGTCCCGGCAGTACCCGTCACCGCGGCCAATTTCGCGCAGCGGCGGATGCGCATGAGCCCCCTAGAGCTCCGAGTCACGCCGCTGCAGCCGGGCGGAACCGTCACCCTGGAGTTGGAAAACAGCCCTGCCGGGCTGGTCGAGCTCTTCGAGAATGGAACGAGCTTCAAGCCCATCACCCTTCCCATGCAATGGGACGCCGCGACCACCCCTTCCCTCAATGCGCGGCTCCTCGCGTATGGGCTGAGCGCATTTGGAGATGTGACCTTCAAGCTGACATACCGGGTCGGTGGCCTGGTCCTGGATGAGGAGAGAGTTCGGTACCGACTCGGTCCTTCTCCAGCCGCCGTCGGGGTAGCGAGTGCATTGGCTCCCCGCTTCCGCGTGGTCAGGACCGTCAACGACGGACAGCCCATCCTTGTCGCGCTCGACCCTACGCGACACCGGGAGCGAGCAGGCCGAATGGCGAACGTCTACCTGGTGGCACATCGGGATGCCGCAGCCTGGGCGGCGGATAACACGCTCCTGGATGTCGCGGCTGGCCCCAAACCGCTCACAATTGGTGCGGCGAACACGCCCCCAACCATCCTGGAGCTTTGGGGTGCATCTCATGCTGGCAATTACGACGTCGTCTATGACTTCGGCAACTTCGCGGACTCGCCCTCAGCGTTCAGAGGTGACGGCAAACTCGACCCGGGTGACCTCCTGGACAGCCCTGATGGGTTCGCGGCAGTGGAAGTGGAGTCCTCGCTCCTGGCGCCGGGGCCAGCGGCCGTTTCAAAGGTGGAGTACGGAGGCTCCTATGACGTCCCCTTGTATACGACTCACATAGAATATGGCTGGGATGGCGTCATTCTACCGACGGGTTTCGACTTCCCGCTGCGTGGCTTGGCCGTCTTCCCAACGGTCATGACGGGCAAGCGCCCGCTTGTTGTGTTCGCGCACGGGAATCACCTTCCCCAGCATGTTCTATCTGGAGCGCCGCCTGTTCCAATCACAGTCAGCTCCCTCATGACCTCGGATGAAAACTATCGGGGCTACCTGTACCTCCAGCAGCACCTGGCCTCCCGGGGCTTCATCACCATCAGCGTCGACCTGGATGCAACCAACGGGAGTGGATGGCTCGGATATCCAGCCCTGGAAGGGTCCGACGGAATCCAGGCGCGCGCATGGATCGTTCTGAAGAACATTGAACTGCTGCTCAAGACTCCATCTGCCGTGCCCGCCCTCGCTGGCGCTATCGACTTCTCACAAATATATCTGGTCGGGCACTCGCGGGGAGGTGAGGCCGTGATTGTTGCCGAACACCAACTCAGGAATCTGGCCGTCCCCGGAGTCATCCCCCCCAAAGAGTCTCTCGTGGGCCTGAATGCAAGCAACATCAAGGGGATTGTCGGCCTGGCGCCAGTCTCAATGGCTATCGAAAGCCTCTACATCCAGAATCACTCCTCTCCCTTCTTGCTGCTGTATGGCAATGCTGATGGCGATGT comes from Pyxidicoccus parkwaysis and encodes:
- a CDS encoding PKD domain-containing protein, producing MDGFTPGRSAPISPFSNDPRQRTPNEENYQKIYRPGSTRCNIFDVNGDGINELVFTVNYKSLMDIGTHHLTCRLYYSNPAFCNFSYGETAQTPCGWLCNASTATSIDYHVEFTATNLAPTASAAATPTSPSWSDKVQFKATAKDPDGQQGPVSLFYRWYVVSRPSNSTSIFSAPNISNPELQFTSDRDIGNWTFRLEVDDDEGELVTAPYQFTVPNVPPSFAVTGPSQVPTKQSIQLGVTATTDGDGGNLSFVWDIVSAPAGATPVPRNGYATTSSLSIPTTEKEIGPWRFRVTGKDNEGAELVREATVEVLNLKPRIEFAGGTTVDEGTPINLETTILTDDDGGDLSFQWEVVQAPARSGLTVPSVQSAFATLNIPANKAVPGTWIFRLTATDNEGASEKKEISVLVDGYPQVAYSRKPEVHVRGVGNLVLDASPSEDPDSPCPNEPSRCHLTDGRFATVSPGLVSYAWYISPAAGETPLRVQILFPHIADTGPVLTFGPEDLSKGEWFFELRIQDGEGNEETSQFSVDVQYPNTAPTPHVSVPGVRPTVLLSGLTLANIIVDGSASMDPDNTYDGTPASSGLGISNYEWVVTPPVGCSFPAPPNGPQAKSVLLFEAGTTVPAACQGRWTAQLTVTDDNPEPLKSVATLQFAIGNCAALACLDAPVPGNEKVLQEDDELGVLVALHLDSALYDDPVFALGTRVEMSIVASGSSTVVYSTTTPILTQQSRGQPIILNWNARDISGTRLSGTYDITLSVRTQAGTAPGVAQGQRVIVVENVTTQVLASGDLVIRRERLRDTSQRAEFHINIAGELPGVPIDSIRWRVMDEAGSTVATQTIPRGNSFPQLVRWDGRKSEGGELVPGGRYTFTAESMRNGVGLGPSAPLAFTLYSLEADPVVIAPGAVGTPADWVHLERAVPAVPVTAANFAQRRMRMSPLELRVTPLQPGGTVTLELENSPAGLVELFENGTSFKPITLPMQWDAATTPSLNARLLAYGLSAFGDVTFKLTYRVGGLVLDEERVRYRLGPSPAAVGVASALAPRFRVVRTVNDGQPILVALDPTRHRERAGRMANVYLVAHRDAAAWAADNTLLDVAAGPKPLTIGAANTPPTILELWGASHAGNYDVVYDFGNFADSPSAFRGDGKLDPGDLLDSPDGFAAVEVESSLLAPGPAAVSKVEYGGSYDVPLYTTHIEYGWDGVILPTGFDFPLRGLAVFPTVMTGKRPLVVFAHGNHLPQHVLSGAPPVPITVSSLMTSDENYRGYLYLQQHLASRGFITISVDLDATNGSGWLGYPALEGSDGIQARAWIVLKNIELLLKTPSAVPALAGAIDFSQIYLVGHSRGGEAVIVAEHQLRNLAVPGVIPPKESLVGLNASNIKGIVGLAPVSMAIESLYIQNHSSPFLLLYGNADGDVNGFTDGCHPFRHYDRAQRDSFAIRIEGANHNFFNTSWTTSDATHQLVSSTPGVLSLDLLKAIPLTPPVGDPSTLLSATQQRDIAKAYVTAFLMMLAQGDRGTREYFLQPPAKLSVSGLSPSPRLHTQARLRSLSGRTWVMDDFESNPAEAISSSGQAVTYSASPVKEAQLLDLDLGNETGIENRFFQDTNGVRFSWGGPATYEQELPSGKQDLRLANTINFRLAQPPITPSAPVAPLSLQVELEDATGRREALSLSAFDPVAPIYESVVWHPYKPYRIDGVVNPAARSKNATTAAFKTYRIPLAAFANTSVSLDMEHIVKVRFRMGGSGETPQGSLALDDLEIEF
- a CDS encoding SurA N-terminal domain-containing protein, translated to MLKYSQRLSNFRQRAWLRSVASSLWLLSAPLFLSSPAFASNDSSADAPETEVIAIVDGDEVSPERFNSIWKAQVQSLRLKNGQIPEVATRAQKVQLSEFLIEELLLEHEGEQQKIEVSEQQIDAELRGRPPPGISNQELTYARRKARLDLLCERLIEQKNPAPLTEETIRQFYERHHDRFREPEPKPFEAVKDSIARELQELLHKTHRARLIDELRSRATIKNMLADRQAPYLARPVTGQAQRKPEKTDSILSPRQNQSVPAPSH